A single Hippopotamus amphibius kiboko isolate mHipAmp2 chromosome 5, mHipAmp2.hap2, whole genome shotgun sequence DNA region contains:
- the CYRIB gene encoding CYFIP-related Rac1 interactor B isoform X1 yields MGNLLKVLTCTDLEQGPNFFLDFENAQPTESEKEIYNQVNVVLKDAEGILEDLQSYRGAGHEIREAIQHPADEKLQEKAWGAVVPLVGKLKKFYEFSQRLEAALRGLLGALTSTPYSPTQHLEREQALAKQFAEILHFTLRFDELKMTNPAIQNDFSYYRRTLSRMRINNVPAEGENEVNNELANRMSLFYAEATPMLKTLSDATTKFVSENKNLPIENTTDCLSTMASVCRVMLETPEYRSRFTNEETVSFCLRVMVGVIILYDHVHPVGAFAKTSKIDMKGCIKVLKDQPPNSVEGLLNALRYTTKHLNDETTSKQIRSMLQ; encoded by the exons ATGCCCAGCCTACAGAGTCTGAGAAGGAAATTTATAATCAGGTGAATGTAGTACTAAAAGATGCAGAAGGCATCTTGGAGGACTTGCAATCATATAGAGGAGCTGGCCATGAAATACGAGAG GCAATCCAGCATCCAGCAGATGAGAAGCTGCAAGAGAAGGCATGGGGTGCAGTTGTTCCACTAGTAGgcaaattaaagaaattttatgaattttctcAGAGGTTAG aagcAGCATTAAGAGGTCTTCTGGGAGCCTTGACAAGTACCCCATATTCTCCCACCCAGCATCTAGAGCGAGAGCAGGCTCTTGCTAAACAGTTTGCagaaattcttcattttacaCTCCGGTTTGATGAACTCAAG ATGACAAATCCTGCCATACAGAATGATTTCAGCTATTATAGAAGAACATTGAGTCGTATGAGGATTAATAATGTTCCA gcagaaggagaaaatgaagtaaataatGAATTGGCAAATCGAATGTCTTTGTTTTATGCTGAGGCAACCCCAATGCTGAAAACCTTAAGTGATGCCACAACAAAATTTGTATCAGAG aataaaaatttACCAAtagaaaataccacagactgtcTAAGCACCATGGCTAGTGTGTGCAGAGTCATGCTTGAAACACC GGAATATAGAAGCagatttacaaatgaagaaacagtgTCCTTCTGCTTGAGGGTAATGGTGGGCGTCATAATACTCTATGACCATGTACATCCAGTGGGAGCATTTGCCAAAACTTCAAAAATTGAT ATGAAAGGTTGTATCAAAGTTCTTAAGGACCAACCTCCTAATAGTGTAGAAGGTCTTCTCAATGCTCTcag GTACACAACAAAACATTTGAATGATGAGACTACCTCCAAGCAGATTAGATCCATGCTGCAGTAA
- the CYRIB gene encoding CYFIP-related Rac1 interactor B isoform X2: MTNPAIQNDFSYYRRTLSRMRINNVPAEGENEVNNELANRMSLFYAEATPMLKTLSDATTKFVSENKNLPIENTTDCLSTMASVCRVMLETPEYRSRFTNEETVSFCLRVMVGVIILYDHVHPVGAFAKTSKIDMKGCIKVLKDQPPNSVEGLLNALRYTTKHLNDETTSKQIRSMLQ, translated from the exons ATGACAAATCCTGCCATACAGAATGATTTCAGCTATTATAGAAGAACATTGAGTCGTATGAGGATTAATAATGTTCCA gcagaaggagaaaatgaagtaaataatGAATTGGCAAATCGAATGTCTTTGTTTTATGCTGAGGCAACCCCAATGCTGAAAACCTTAAGTGATGCCACAACAAAATTTGTATCAGAG aataaaaatttACCAAtagaaaataccacagactgtcTAAGCACCATGGCTAGTGTGTGCAGAGTCATGCTTGAAACACC GGAATATAGAAGCagatttacaaatgaagaaacagtgTCCTTCTGCTTGAGGGTAATGGTGGGCGTCATAATACTCTATGACCATGTACATCCAGTGGGAGCATTTGCCAAAACTTCAAAAATTGAT ATGAAAGGTTGTATCAAAGTTCTTAAGGACCAACCTCCTAATAGTGTAGAAGGTCTTCTCAATGCTCTcag GTACACAACAAAACATTTGAATGATGAGACTACCTCCAAGCAGATTAGATCCATGCTGCAGTAA
- the CYRIB gene encoding CYFIP-related Rac1 interactor B isoform X3 — protein MGNLIKVLTRDIDHNAAHFFLDFENAQPTESEKEIYNQVNVVLKDAEGILEDLQSYRGAGHEIREAIQHPADEKLQEKAWGAVVPLVGKLKKFYEFSQRLEAALRGLLGALTSTPYSPTQHLEREQALAKQFAEILHFTLRFDELKMTNPAIQNDFSYYRRTLSRMRINNVPAEGENEVNNELANRMSLFYAEATPMLKTLSDATTKFVSENKNLPIENTTDCLSTMASVCRVMLETPEYRSRFTNEETVSFCLRVMVGVIILYDHVHPVGAFAKTSKIDMKGCIKVLKDQPPNSVEGLLNALRYTTKHLNDETTSKQIRSMLQ, from the exons ATGCCCAGCCTACAGAGTCTGAGAAGGAAATTTATAATCAGGTGAATGTAGTACTAAAAGATGCAGAAGGCATCTTGGAGGACTTGCAATCATATAGAGGAGCTGGCCATGAAATACGAGAG GCAATCCAGCATCCAGCAGATGAGAAGCTGCAAGAGAAGGCATGGGGTGCAGTTGTTCCACTAGTAGgcaaattaaagaaattttatgaattttctcAGAGGTTAG aagcAGCATTAAGAGGTCTTCTGGGAGCCTTGACAAGTACCCCATATTCTCCCACCCAGCATCTAGAGCGAGAGCAGGCTCTTGCTAAACAGTTTGCagaaattcttcattttacaCTCCGGTTTGATGAACTCAAG ATGACAAATCCTGCCATACAGAATGATTTCAGCTATTATAGAAGAACATTGAGTCGTATGAGGATTAATAATGTTCCA gcagaaggagaaaatgaagtaaataatGAATTGGCAAATCGAATGTCTTTGTTTTATGCTGAGGCAACCCCAATGCTGAAAACCTTAAGTGATGCCACAACAAAATTTGTATCAGAG aataaaaatttACCAAtagaaaataccacagactgtcTAAGCACCATGGCTAGTGTGTGCAGAGTCATGCTTGAAACACC GGAATATAGAAGCagatttacaaatgaagaaacagtgTCCTTCTGCTTGAGGGTAATGGTGGGCGTCATAATACTCTATGACCATGTACATCCAGTGGGAGCATTTGCCAAAACTTCAAAAATTGAT ATGAAAGGTTGTATCAAAGTTCTTAAGGACCAACCTCCTAATAGTGTAGAAGGTCTTCTCAATGCTCTcag GTACACAACAAAACATTTGAATGATGAGACTACCTCCAAGCAGATTAGATCCATGCTGCAGTAA